Proteins from a single region of Argopecten irradians isolate NY chromosome 7, Ai_NY, whole genome shotgun sequence:
- the LOC138328124 gene encoding uncharacterized protein: MARSYSCAVCNRRVKPCDRRPITNKILKKKVSTILVRDVTTEDRLCVNCRIKISKSLVSVPDHEVPIQPAEPVEKTFLSPQNIQLKLLSTPRNKKRCVICKKTKKLVCVGQAAVAQAFLAKGVYINKKSRCCREHLQRTYFTTEALSTLSSTKNSEYFSRSDIVELLDGIRSHVNSNGVFNFDIPSSLSDTQYREITGLTKDQFDDLTTFVKTLKSNTTRSTRSCLAVFLAKLKTGVPNHILSTIFNLSISQVQRIIHTVRKCLMTSFVPQHLGFGHIDHDVFAEMHTTPIAKELFTSGNNDAVLVLDGTYLYIQKSSDYRFQRQSYSLHKNRPLVKPMMVVASDGYILSVLGPYLAEYGNNDANITKHILNNNLEEVRSWLRKDDIFIVDRGFRDAVEYLEGIGLKVEMPSYLTKGKKQHTVEEANLSRLVTKVRWVIESVNGRLKQFRLFDKVIPTTFVPHIGDLVRITCAVFNRYRKPLASMDPETQQIAKAMIDRNTNCNRVQTLVEENGLLSRRSCYQQVDEVDFPRLTLDNLRNITLGVYQVKQAPSYTKEHLDSEGYEMMLCQDLPDLLKVKIQSRHSKKAVHSLWVQYSSEREEIRGWYCTCKVGARVVGCCAHVASVLWYLGYKRHTEYVATKNSLSSMFLDAATNSGTFSENDPLEE; the protein is encoded by the exons ATGGCAAGGTCATACAGTTGCGCTGTGTGTAACAGAAGAGTGAAGCCATGTGATAGACGACCAATAACAAACAAGATACTTAAAAAGAAAGTCAGTACAATTCTTGTCAGAGATGTTACAACAGAGGATAGACTGTGTGTAAACTGTAGAATTAAGATAAGTAAATCCCTGGTGTCAGTACCTGATCATGAGGTTCCTATCCAGCCTGCGGAACCGGTTGAAAAGACATTTCTCAGCCCACAAAATATTCAGCTGAAATTGTTATCTACTCCACGGAACAAAAAACGATGTGTTATCTGCAAGAAAACCAAGAAACTAGTTTGTGTTGGACAGGCAGCAGTAGCTCAGGCTTTTCTAGCAAAGGGTGTTTACATAAACAAGAAAAGTCGGTGTTGTAGAGAACATCTTCAGCGGACATATTTCACAACTGAGGCTTTATCTACATTGTCATCCACAAAAAATTCTGAATATTTTTCCAGATCAGACATTGTAGAATTACTTGACGGAATACGCAGCCATGTCAACAGTAACGGTGTTTTTAATTTCGATATTCCATCATCCTTATCAGACACTCAGTATCGTGAAATAACAGGTCTAACGAAAGATCAGTTTGACGATCTCACCACCTTTGTTAAGACGTTAAAGAGCAACACAACTAGGTCTACTAGATCCTGTCTTGCAGTGTTCCTCGCAAAACTAAAGACTGGAGTGCCGAACCACATTTTATCCACTATCTTCAACCTTAGTATCAGCCAG GTCCAAAGAATAATTCACACTGTTAGAAAGTGTCTGATGACATCGTTTGTCCCGCAGCATTTGGGATTTGGTCACATTGACCACGACGTGTTTGCTGAGATGCACACCACACCAATAGCAAAGGAGTTGTTCACATCTGGAAACAATGATGCTGTTCTGGTTCTTGATG GAACATATCTGTACATACAGAAAAGTTCGGACTACCGTTTTCAACGTCAGTCTTATAGTCTACATAAGAACAGACCCTTGGTCAAGCCTATGATGGTGGTGGCATCAGACGGGTATATTCTTAGTGTCCTTGGTCCTTACCTGGCAGAATATGGTAACAACGATGccaacataacaaaacatatattaaataaCAACTTGGAAGAGGTTCGGTCGTGGCTGAGAAAAGATGACATTTTCATCGTTGACAGAGGGTTCCGAGACGCTGTTGAGTATTTGGAAGGCATTGGCCTGAAGGTGGAGATGCCATCTTACCTAACAAAGGGGAAAAAGCAACACACCGTAGAAGAGGCTAACCTCTCCCGCCTAGTGACTAAA GTAAGATGGGTTATTGAGAGTGTTAACGGAAGGCTCAAACAGTTTCGGCTATTTGACAAAGTCATTCCTACCACCTTTGTTCCCCACATTGGTGACCTGGTAAGAATCACATGTGCTGTGTTCAATCGGTACCGGAAGCCTTTGGCCAGCATGGACCCAGAGACCCAACAGATTGCCAAGGCAATGATAGACAGAAATACAAACTGTAATAGGGTACAGACACTGGTGGAGGAGAATGGTTTGCTTTCAAGGCGGAGTTGCTATCAACAAGTTGATGAAGTAGACTTTCCTAGGCTTACATTAGACAACCTTAGGAACATAACACTGGGAGTATACCAG GTCAAACAGGCTCCATCTTATACTAAAGAACATCTTGATTCTGAGGGATATGAAATGATGCTCTGTCAAGATTTACCAG ATCTGCTGAAGGTGAAAATTCAGTCAAGGCACTCCAAAAAGGCTGTACATTCACTTTGGGTGCAGTACTCATCTGAGCGTGAAGAAATCCGTGGGTGGTACTGCACATGTAAAGTTGGGGCCCGCGTTGTTGGATGCTGCGCCCATGTAGCCAGTGTACTTTGGTACCTGGGTTACAAGAGACACACAGAGTATGTTGCGACAAAGAACAGCCTGTCCTCAATGTTTCTTGATGCAGCCACCAACTCAGGAACATTCTCAGAGAATGACCCTTTGGAGGAATGA